tttgtgtatatgtgcTATTTTAAGCTAAGCTCGGAATATACTTTATAAAAGAACTTCGTTAAACTGACTGTGACATTGttgataatgaaatttaaagtttctttctctagAACTCTAAGTGATataagttatatacatataatgattttttaataattttttgtcttGTACAGTTTAACCACTTGTGAAgctgatataaaatttttttaatattttatgtgcaaatgaggaaaatataaaaaaacttaTACCATTAAATATATTGCTGATATTTTTGTCAATACACACTCAttcttaaaaaacaaaatattaataaaaaaaatttgattatatcTGTAATGAAACGCATCTATATTATTTGCAATTTCTGAGCTTAGCTTCTAGATCGTTAAGTTTCATTGCAGAAAGAATATCATCtggatattaatatatttcaatgttatttctttttttttttgcaatagtatgatgaaataaaatatctcgGTTTCGTTTACTCTttctaaaatcaaattttacaatgcacatatataatttcaatggaTATATCCTAAAGAATCGGACTGCCTTTCCAAGTGGATAATTATACAGTGATTttgtacaaataaataaattaaagagtaatatttcaaatgatatcatgtttgttattttaaattgCAAATAGCGTATATAGAACTCAACAAAAGccattgtgtgtgtgtaatataatgaaatatgagAATATTGTTAGTTATTTGTACAATAAAAGTGTTTCACCTTTATTATTCatcatataacattttttcttgtatttgtATCTGTATTACAATCAATAATGCTCCAAAATTTTCACTATGGCAACGATAATCAATGTATATCAAAGTCCATTATTGTGTGATGGAATAACctactttattttctatattaaaaatttatagcaTTTATCTAAACTATGATATTCTGTAAAAATTTGTCAAGTTTATAAAGATTATGTTTAGTTCACATTTTTCCAGAGatcataataaaagtattgaaTATATGCAATActtgttaaattttaattaacatttattaataagaataaattgacacataaataaaaattaagatgccaaaaaaaaaacgtggacctagagataaaaagagtaaaaaaagtcCCTGgttaaatgaaagagaaacattattttatgaaCAACAAATTTTGGACAATAATAGACAATTAGCACGGTATGATATACAATATCCGTATAATTACAAAActacataaaattatattatatgcttgatatatgtaaatattacagACTGCGAACTACTAATGAAGAACTTGAGCATGAAGTTAAAACTATAAAACAACAGTTTACAAAACTTGAAGAAGATCGTTCAGATATCGTAGCATATTTAAAACGTAATTTAacagaaaaaattgaagaggCACGTGAATTAAATGAACGAATATCTGCTTTAGAAGAATTGCGAAAAAATGAATTAGCttcatttaagaaaaaagaagcagcAATGGAACTTGAATATCGCACTATGGAAAGTAACTTAAGTGCAGAAGTCAAACTGGCGGGTagatacattaataaataataaagtaaaatcaatgagtttattatttcatttatatttgtcaattaattgattttatttaaaaaaaatatttatgataatgtaCTTTCATGTGTAGattcaattttgttttatcaaaattatattacaaattaatatatatagatatatcaataattgaaGAAAACAATATACTATGTTCTGATACTTGAACTATTTGTTAATAGCTGGAAAATTAAATGCATTAGAAGATTGGAGAATAGCACGACTTGATTTAATGCATAAATTTGAAGTACAGGAGCAACaattaaaagaacaagaagaaagacaTAAAAAGGCCCTCCATGCTgctgaaaaagaattaatcatTGGAAAGGCtaagtaatttaaatattttcatatttattgattctaaaataacatctattttaaagatgattttactttctttcaatTAGTTTATCTTTAAATAACCTATTATGgtcaataaaatttaaataacaaatatttttttcattataaaagaatGCAAAAAGAAATGGAGGAACGGTTAAATGAATTGGCTGAAAAGTTTAGAGAAGCAACCAATATTCGTATAGCAGATACTACTCACAGAGCAGTTAGAGAAAACATTGCATTAAATCAAGAATTAGATATAATGCTGGAAGTTTGCCGTGAACTACATTCTAGTACTATGGATTATAAAGAAGCAGTTAAGATGTTAAAATTACAAGCTGATTTATTTGaagcagaaaaaaatatcactttaaataaaacaattaagcAAAagcatataattaataatcttgcACAAGATTGTAATGACATGACTGATGAATATGTGAAACTAAAAAgattcaattattatcttcttaatCATACAGCAATAttagaagaatataaagagagatcTATTACAGCTGAAAAAAAAGTTCGCATTCTAGAACAACATTTACAACAAactaaaaaaagtaaaactcAAATATTAGCAGAAATTTACTCTAAACAACAAGAATTTGATAATCTAAATCAGATATTACAAGAAGCTAAACAATGTATAATGGAAGCATTACAGGTAAACAAATAAACTTAAATTACtgaaatcatttcttttgATTACTTTTACATTGActttaaatatcttattatagttacaagAAAAATTGTCTGCAGAAGATGTATGCAGTTCTTGTTATGTTGATCTTAAAGAACAAGtactttcttctcttattaatatattaaaaaagcaaTCCATTCCTAGTATATCGTCTCATCATATAAGTCAACAggtacataattattatatttctaattatataaaataagtcataatatgatttctttttaaaatgtacatataatgTGCTTTGTATTGTAACTTATTGATATGATATTATTGAATTActaattacataaaaatatatttaggaAGAAGACATAGAATGTCACTATGAAAAAGGTAGTTTGGGTTTAATGCAAACCACAGTCGAAGTAAGAGAGGATCAACAAGGAGAGGATGAATttgtagaaacaaaaaaagaagaaaaaaaggaatcttTATCTGTGCATGAGAAAATACCATCTTGTTTATTAAATGATGATAGTTCTGATATAATCTCACCATCATCATCCATAAATCATGttcatgaaataatttaaaatatatcaatgttatcttatatatttatacttatatttatatttacatttatatacaacgtgcatatacatgtgtacacacacacacacacacgcgcgcgcgcgcacgcacacatacaaatGTATCTCtgtatattattacttatttacaCTGTTATAAAGATCtgtattcattttaattgtatatataatataaatagctttaatatatatatatatataaaaagtttaaaaaatttggaagttttattttcttttaaaaaaagttTGTCAAAAATGGtattttttcgagaaaatagtttatacataaaaataaagcttttttaTAGCCATCTTTTGGAAGAACATCTGTACTAATAGTAAGATGTAACTTTTCGCGTTACTGCGcatttatatcaaattttgGCGCGTAGCATGCATTTGTTTTTAACTTCGTAACCTTGttttcttgttcctttatTAGATGCACGAGAAGGTCTTAGTtgaatcattaattaattcgtgttaaattattttattttgttagttagtgttataaaagaaaattgttaaaatgaCATCATTACGAAATACAGGAAAGTTTcgaatggataaaaaaaatatcaaaaatgatcaaaaagatattaatcctGAGTCTGGTGCTACTTCGGAGtaaattttttccctttatatatatcattttttatatattcataatgaatctttttcattatattcttttttttttagagaaagTTCAGTAGGAagattaaatcaaattaatgaaaatataagagTGGATATTCTGTATGGATTTCACACAGTTactgatataaaagaaagagttggatttttaattaatatgcatattgtaatatatgcatatatataattgtttaatattttttaagtaaaGTATCAGTTtatgttattgataatgtataTCTTTATTTGTAGACAGAAATTAGAGAAGATGACAAACGCTTATTAAGTGGCGTAGACTACTATTTCTTAGAAGAGGATTGTACCagatttaaaatttcattaccATATCGTCcatatttctatatcttatGTCGTAAAGATACTTTAGAAGAAGtttctacttttttatataagaaatataatggtCGTGTTGTTAAAATTGAACCTATTAGTAAAGAAGATTTAGATTTAGTAAGGCGttactatttattataataaatttaaacaaatagatatttatctatctgataatatatcttttcattgaaaaaataaatataaactttgtttcatttttatagcCTAATCATTTAATCGgtttgaaacaaaaatatttgaaattgtattttgaaaatacaGTTGATTTAACGAAAGTAAGACGTGAAATAATGAGCGCCGTTAGAGtaaataaggaaagagaaaaaagtcgtACTTATTACACAGATATGTTGTCTAATGTTTTGAATCCAACTGAAGAACAAAAGGGAAAACAGATTGTAGACCATATGGAAAATATACTTGATATCAGGTATAAatgtcatatttatatttggatTAGTTgcttgattttttattataattaaatattttacaaagggAATATGATGTACCGCATCATCAACGAGTATCCATTGATGCTGGTATATTTTGTGGTGCTTGGTATTCTGTTAAAAGTAAAGGATCTGAACCAGCTATTATTACAAGAAGGAATGATATTATTGAACCTCCAGATCCAATTGTATTGGCATATGATATTGAAACAACAAAACTTCCATTAAAATTTCCAGATGCTAGTACAGATCAAATTATGATGATATCATATATGATAGATGGACaggtattaattttatctacaacattattataaatcagatatatattatatgtaatcaTAAAAggatgaattttttatatgctATGTTTTTAGggatatttaataacaaatagagaaataatttcagAAGATATAGAAGACTTTGAATATACGCCAAAGCCAGAATTTGAGggtttatttacaatttataatgAACCCAATGAAAAAGcaacaataaagaaattttttgatCATATCAATGATGTCAAACCACATATTTTTGTCACATACAATGGTGACTTTTTTGATTGGCCTTTTGTGGAAGCAAGAGCAGCTGTTCATAACATGACAATGAAAGATAGAATTGGTTTTACAAAAAATCGTGAAGGAGTTTACTCTAGTAGACCAGCTATACATATGGATTGTTTGAGGTATATATATGACATTGTTActcttgtttattttatcaaatttaattaatactttatttttGCAGCTGGGTGCGACGTGATTCTTATCTTCCTGTTGGATCACAAGGTTTAAAAGCTGTTACAAAAGCAAAGCTTCGATATGATCCAGTTGAATTAGATCCTGAAGAAATGTGTAGACTAGCAGTTGAAGAACCACAAACTCTTGCGAGTTATTCTGTATCTGATGCAGTAGCAacctattatttatatcaaaaatacgTGCATCCATTTATATTTGCGTTATCTACTATTATTCCCTTGGAACCTGATGaggtttataaaatatttttacaactttaaaaatatatataaataaataacaaattttatgttttattattatgttatataggTACTTAGAAAAGGTAGTGGAACTCTTTGCGAATCTCTTCTTATGGTAGAGGCCTTTAAAGCTAATATCATATTCCCtaataaagaagaagcagaGCTGAATAAGTTAACTAAGCATGGTCATGTATTAGATCAAGAAACATATGTAGGTGGTCATGTAGAAGCATTGGAAAGTGGGGTATTTCGAGCAGATATTCCATGCCATTTTAAAATAGTACCAAACatgataaatgaattaatgaacGGAGTTGAAAGTGCTTTAAAATATGCaatacaagaagaagaaaaagtaccAATGGATATGATAACTAATTTTGATGATATTGTgacagagataaaaaataagttaCAATCTCTGAAGGATCATCCTTTGAGACTTGAAAATCCTGTGATATATCATTTGGATGTTGGTGCAATGTatccaaatattattttaactaaCCGACTGCAGCCTTCTGCTATGGTTAATGAATTTGACTGTGCTGCATGTGATTACAACAAACCTGGAGCTCtttgtaaaagagaaatgaaatggATGTGGAGGGGAGAATATTGTaagtaaacaaaatataataaattaaaaaataagatattttagaataaattattaaaaatttgttctcttttcttttcctaatttttttgtaattccAAATATTAGCTAGCTTTTGTTtgcttatttaattttatttttgttatttagtGGCTGCTAACATTGGTGAATATCAAAGAATTCAACAGCAacttgaaatagaaaaattcccTCCATTCTTTCCTGGAGGTTCTCAAAGAGCATTTCATCAATTGTCTAAAAAAGAACAAGCagcttttgaaaaaaaaagacttacAGAATACTCTAAGAAAGTATACAAAAAGGCCAAAATCACAAGTATGGAAGAGAGAACTCAAATTATctgtcaaaaagaaaattctttctatGTAGATACTGTACGAGCATTCAGAGATAGACGATATGAATATAAGGCACTAACCAAAGTTGCTAAACAGCAAGTAACAGCAGCTACAGCACAGGGTGATGCAGCTGATATTAAATCTGCCAAAAATAGAGAAGTTTTATATGATTCTTTACAGTTAGCTCATAAATGTATTCTCAATTCTTTCTATGGCTATGTCATGAGAAAAGGGTATATATCATTTGtatgtttaaatttattttttaatagtttaaattcttaatctttatttaaagtgattgttttttttacatttattttctttttatttgattactttatatttaatagatcACGGTGGCATAGCATGGAAATGGGTGGTATTGTATGCTATACAGGAgctaatattatcatgaaagcCAGAGAAATCATAGAACAAGTTGGTCGACCATTAGAATTAGATACAGATGGTATTTGGTGTGTGTTGCCTGCATCATTCCCAGATAGTGTGATTGTTCATACTACTCACCCAAAAAAATCGAAACTTACTATTTCTTATCCTAATGCTATTCTCAACTATATGGtgaaagtatgttaaaaataatcattattttatatttttaagttttcatatatatgtgtttatatatatatatatatatatatatataaaatttgtaataaataggAAAAATTCACTAATTATGTATATCATGAACTTGTGGATtctgaaaatatgaaatatgaaataagacatgagaattcaattttttttgaagTCGATGGACCATATTTAGCTATGGTATTGCCAGcagcaaaagaagaaggaaagaaattaaaaaaacgatatGCAGTATTTAATTTTGACGGTAGTTTGGCAGAGTTGAAAGGTTTTGAGGTCAAAAGAAGAGGtgaattagaattaattaaaaattttcaatcttcTGTTTTTGAATCATTTTTGCACGGTAAAACACTGGAGGAATGTTATGCATCTGTTGCTAAAGTGGCCAATCATTGGCTTGATATTCTTTTTAGCAAGGTAAAAATTACTTTACTAGTAATCGCACATACACGCATATGTACACAGATATCTTTTATAACATTGTGTGTTATCTAATttccaaaatatatattatttagtgTGCAAATATACCTGATATGGATTTATATGAACTTATAACTGAAAATAAATCTATGTCACGTAAATTAGAAGAATATGGGCAACAAAAGTCAATATCAATTACAACTGCTAAAAGATTGGCTGAATTTTTAGGAGATGAAATGCTCAAGGATGCAGGTTTAGCATGTAAATCTGTTATAGCTATAAAACCTGTTGGTGCACCTGTTACAGAACGgtctcataattattatttttttatattatttttatatttgagtacataaaaaatcaaatataattaaatagagaTTCATATTTGtactaaatttattatatcatttgattatatttaaatattatagggCTGTGCCTTTGGCCATATTTCAAGCAGATCCAGCAGTGAAGAAACATTATTTACGAAAATGGTTAAAAGATTCAAGTATACAAGATGATGATATACGTCAAATATTGGATTGGGGTTATTACATTGAAAGGCTTGGAAGTGCTATACAGAAAATTATAACTATACCAGCAGCTATGCAAGGGGTAtgcatacaaaaatatttaaaaaatattaaaatgaaattaaatttgttaagtaatttgtttcttttagcTTGCAAATCCAGTTCCAAGAGTCAAACATCCAGACTGGTTGCATAAAAAAGTAATGGAGAAGAATGCAATTCATAAGCAAAAACAGATTActgatttctttaataaaacaaatacatctagtgacgaaaataacgatagtaatgcgAACGTTGCAGAATCTTGTGACATAGAAGATTTAgcaggtaaaaaagaaagttttaaaGTACCTATTGcaaatgttataaaaagaaaaagaagaaacagtgaagaggaagaagataatattaaaaataaaagttggaaagaaatattaggtGCACCACCTCCTAGAGGAACTACAAaagtatattcatataattaaattaattattactgaGTTTTTCCTCCtattaaaatctatttatttatatttaactatATTTAACAGGAGGAACGCTTAAAGTGGTTGgaatttcataaaaagaaatggcAATTTCAAGCTAAACAAAGAGGACAAcatgttaagaaaaaaagtaaaatggcAGACAATGATAATGAATCTAGTTTTGGTGTAATAAGAAATCCTCAATCTTCAACAACATTATCGGGCTTCTTACGACGTgcgcaaaaaaaaatacttcagACGCCATGGCAAATTGTTgaagtatataaatttctctttttcataattCTTTTTGTGCGTATTAcagaatttaattttacttatgATTAACAGTTGACACCAACAAATGAACCTGGCATGTTTCGATTGTGGATAATGGTAGATGATGATTTGCAAAGAGTGCGTCTTATAGTACCAcgtattttttatgtaaatagtCGTGAAGTAAGACCTGATCCTGGTCCAAATCAATTATGGAAAAAGTGTTCCAGAATCTTACCAAGATCGCGCAGAgtatataatctttatcaaTATTCAGTACCAGAAGCATTGTACCAACAACATAATCAGtaagatataataacaaatcaatatacatataatcacgttaatatacaatacaattgaatattatgatcgtatatttttttaaagaggTTTAATATCGGATTTAACTAAGCCATATATTGAAGGAATTTATGAAACTCAAATGTCATTAGAATTTAGAGCTATACTTCAATTAGGATGTGTGTGTATCGTGGATCCAAAGTCAAGAAGAAAGATACCAGATGGATCTGATACGTTTTTATTAGaacaattacaatttaaaaGTATTGCTGTACAACCTTATCTCCAACAGgtagtaaaattatataaaaattttgaattatatatataaaaatgttattttaaatattttaaattaatgtattttcatttaatattataaaaatttttattttagtggGAATCAatgaatcatatatttttatatcatcatTGGAGCGCAAATCATCAAAAATCCTTATGGGGACTATTTCTAAGTGCAAGTAAACGAgcacatatatttatcttgGATTCAGTTTCATCTAATCAAATGCCAAACCTAAATGCATTATATACacatgaaaagaatataacgtaagcttatataatctataataaagtataaagaaataatttttttgtattgtcattattataataatgttaaatatatttatagtgtAGAGAAAATTGGACAGGATAAAGTGAAAACATTACCTGATACAATGAAATTTGTAGTTAAAGTAGAAACAAATTTCCAGCAAATGTGTAGAGTATTACAAGCAGCTTTACAagcatataaaaatgaaaatcatgGTAATACAGTTGTAATCTTGCAAACAGCAACAGGTAAGTagtttatcaatttatttatttcttacataaacatatcatttattaatacacttcatttaattattcatgaCTCGCATATTTACATAGATAGAGCAACTTTAACTGCAGAAATGCCTTTACTTCATGAATTCCCATTAATTAATACACATGTTCGTGATGTTGAAAACTTATATCATACAATGGAATGGCAAAAATTAGGTGCTAAAATGATGATAagacattatttaaaaattcaacaaATATTAGAGTTAATGGTAGAACAATGCAGATTCTTTCATGTTCCTATTGGAAATATACCAGCTGATCCAACTCTTTTTGGAGCAGATTTATTTTATGCTAGACATTTACAGAAAAATAACTTTATATTATGGTGTTCTCCAACTGAGAAACCTGACCTTGGTGGTAATGAAAATGATGACAGCaggtaatctttattatatttttctgattaataactaataattaataatataaatatt
This Vespa crabro chromosome 7, iyVesCrab1.2, whole genome shotgun sequence DNA region includes the following protein-coding sequences:
- the LOC124425798 gene encoding cilia- and flagella-associated protein 157, with protein sequence MPKKKRGPRDKKSKKSPWLNERETLFYEQQILDNNRQLARLRTTNEELEHEVKTIKQQFTKLEEDRSDIVAYLKRNLTEKIEEARELNERISALEELRKNELASFKKKEAAMELEYRTMESNLSAEVKLAAGKLNALEDWRIARLDLMHKFEVQEQQLKEQEERHKKALHAAEKELIIGKAKMQKEMEERLNELAEKFREATNIRIADTTHRAVRENIALNQELDIMLEVCRELHSSTMDYKEAVKMLKLQADLFEAEKNITLNKTIKQKHIINNLAQDCNDMTDEYVKLKRFNYYLLNHTAILEEYKERSITAEKKVRILEQHLQQTKKSKTQILAEIYSKQQEFDNLNQILQEAKQCIMEALQLQEKLSAEDVCSSCYVDLKEQVLSSLINILKKQSIPSISSHHISQQEEDIECHYEKGSLGLMQTTVEVREDQQGEDEFVETKKEEKKESLSVHEKIPSCLLNDDSSDIISPSSSINHVHEII